A section of the Halostella salina genome encodes:
- the pheS gene encoding phenylalanine--tRNA ligase subunit alpha, with product MKLPGPQAAVLDAASATEERTIERVADEAGLAPETATGAVFELESAGLVAVDERVDERAVLTDEAETYVEEGLPEVRLYEAARDAGADEAPVEMGQAIGASGLAGGEVDIALANYARKGYGAVESGEITADPDADPNADPEAAALATLADDGDADIDADVLDQLERRDLVERSESTTRALTLTDDGVTALMEGVDTDDGGAVGQITPELLTSGEWKEAEFAEYNVEADAAEINGGKEHILRQTANRVKDTLVGMGFEEMEGPHADAEFWINDCLFMPQDHPARTHWDQFALENPSEIDELPADLVERVRDAHRNGVGEDGEGYHSPWTEEVAKGIDLRGHTTSLSMRYLSGHAQGDLEPPKRFFSVEKVYRNDTLDPTHLLEFFQIEGWVMADDLSVRDLMGTFTEFYEQFGITDLEFKPHYNPYTEPSFELFGTHPTTGELVEVGNSGMFREEVLRPLGVDCDVMAWGLSLERLLMLMYGFEDIRDVHGTLADLELLRDTEVIH from the coding sequence ATGAAGCTCCCAGGACCACAGGCCGCGGTGTTGGACGCCGCGAGCGCGACGGAGGAACGGACGATCGAACGAGTGGCCGACGAGGCCGGGCTGGCCCCCGAGACGGCGACAGGTGCCGTCTTCGAACTCGAATCGGCGGGGCTGGTGGCCGTCGACGAGCGCGTCGACGAGCGCGCCGTACTCACCGACGAAGCCGAGACGTACGTCGAGGAGGGGTTGCCCGAGGTCCGCCTGTACGAGGCGGCCCGCGACGCCGGTGCCGACGAGGCCCCGGTCGAGATGGGGCAGGCGATCGGCGCGTCCGGTCTGGCCGGCGGCGAAGTCGACATCGCGCTGGCCAACTACGCCCGGAAGGGGTACGGGGCCGTCGAGAGCGGCGAGATCACGGCCGACCCGGACGCCGACCCGAACGCCGACCCCGAGGCGGCGGCGCTGGCGACGCTGGCCGACGACGGCGACGCGGACATCGACGCGGACGTGCTGGACCAGCTGGAGCGTCGGGATCTCGTCGAGCGCAGCGAGTCGACGACCCGGGCGTTGACGCTCACCGACGACGGCGTCACCGCGCTGATGGAGGGCGTCGACACCGACGACGGCGGGGCGGTCGGCCAGATCACGCCCGAACTGCTCACCAGCGGCGAGTGGAAGGAGGCCGAGTTCGCCGAGTACAACGTCGAGGCCGACGCCGCCGAGATCAACGGCGGAAAAGAGCACATCCTCCGGCAGACCGCCAACCGCGTGAAGGACACGCTCGTCGGGATGGGGTTCGAGGAGATGGAGGGGCCCCACGCGGACGCCGAGTTCTGGATCAACGACTGCCTGTTCATGCCCCAGGACCACCCGGCGCGGACCCACTGGGACCAGTTCGCGCTGGAGAACCCCTCCGAGATCGACGAGCTACCCGCCGACCTCGTCGAGCGCGTCCGTGACGCGCATCGCAACGGCGTCGGCGAGGACGGCGAGGGGTACCACTCCCCGTGGACCGAGGAGGTGGCGAAGGGGATCGACCTGCGCGGCCACACCACGTCGCTGTCGATGCGCTACCTCTCCGGGCACGCGCAGGGCGACCTCGAACCGCCGAAGCGCTTCTTCAGCGTCGAGAAGGTGTACCGCAACGACACGCTCGACCCGACTCACCTGCTGGAGTTCTTCCAGATCGAGGGGTGGGTGATGGCCGACGACCTCTCGGTGCGGGACCTGATGGGGACGTTCACGGAGTTCTACGAGCAGTTCGGCATCACCGACCTGGAGTTCAAGCCCCACTACAACCCCTACACGGAGCCGAGCTTCGAGCTGTTCGGCACCCACCCCACGACGGGCGAACTCGTCGAGGTGGGCAACAGCGGGATGTTCCGCGAGGAGGTGCTCCGGCCGCTCGGCGTCGACTGCGACGTGATGGCCTGGGGGCTCTCGCTGGAGCGCCTGCTCATGCTGATGTACGGCTTCGAGGACATCCGC